A single window of Microcoleus sp. AS-A8 DNA harbors:
- a CDS encoding SH3 domain-containing protein, whose amino-acid sequence MNHSRTSLTFAALLSICATSWSFISSTKASAELPILPIQLSLAADQSVCSFITENNVNIRSSPNTQSRVVTKLRRGDIVRAVRRSGNWVQLTGRVTSPPAKMPEVVKPLNGWVSNQYINGCSEDQFERWRQ is encoded by the coding sequence ATGAACCATTCCAGAACATCTCTAACTTTTGCTGCGCTACTGTCTATCTGTGCCACTAGCTGGTCGTTTATCTCTAGTACTAAAGCAAGTGCGGAACTGCCAATTTTACCGATTCAATTATCGCTGGCAGCAGATCAGAGTGTCTGTTCATTTATTACCGAAAATAATGTGAATATTCGCAGTAGTCCGAATACTCAATCCCGCGTTGTGACAAAACTCAGAAGGGGAGACATTGTCAGAGCTGTACGGCGATCGGGTAACTGGGTTCAACTGACTGGAAGAGTAACCTCACCCCCTGCAAAAATGCCAGAGGTTGTTAAACCGTTGAATGGTTGGGTCAGTAACCAATATATTAATGGATGTTCGGAAGATCAGTTTGAGCGCTGGCGGCAATAA